A stretch of Thermoanaerobaculia bacterium DNA encodes these proteins:
- the rpsG gene encoding 30S ribosomal protein S7 yields the protein MPRRREVPKREILPDPVYNSQLVTKFVNSVMKQGKKSVAERILYGALEMVSEKTQDDPMKVFKKAVENVKPALEVKSRRVGGSTYQVPVEVRPNRRTSLAIRWLIEYAAARGERTMREKLAGELLDASNLKGGAMKKKDDTLKMAEANKAFAHYRW from the coding sequence ATGCCGAGACGACGAGAAGTTCCCAAGCGCGAAATCCTGCCCGATCCGGTCTACAACTCCCAGCTCGTCACGAAGTTCGTCAATTCCGTGATGAAGCAGGGGAAGAAGAGCGTGGCCGAGCGAATTCTCTACGGCGCCCTCGAGATGGTTTCCGAGAAGACGCAGGACGATCCGATGAAGGTCTTCAAGAAGGCCGTCGAGAACGTCAAGCCGGCCCTCGAGGTGAAGTCGCGGCGCGTCGGCGGATCGACCTACCAGGTGCCCGTCGAGGTCCGGCCGAACCGCCGGACGTCTCTCGCGATCCGGTGGCTCATCGAGTACGCCGCGGCGCGCGGCGAGCGCACGATGAGGGAGAAGCTCGCCGGCGAGCTCCTCGACGCGTCGAACCTCAAGGGCGGCGCGATGAAGAAGAAGGACGACACCCTGAAGATGGCGGAAGCCAACAAGGCCTTCGCCCACTACCGCTGGTGA